aacatttcttcagagctatcaccccaaagaaaaaaaaccgccgcaccaccaccggttgggctcgaacctccaacctttcggttaacagccgatcgcgctagccaattgcgccacgaagacggtcctgcttcactctcaccaccatcagaacatatcttcaaagctattaccgcaaagaaaaaagcaacacaccactcccgggagggctcaaaactttaacctttcggttaacagccgatcgcgctagcccattgcaccatggaggcagtcttgctccactctcaccatcatcagaacatatcttcaaagctatgagcgcaaagaaaaagaagcgctgcactaccaccgggtgggcttgaacctccaacctttcggttaacggctgatcgcgctagccaattgcgccacagagccaatagtgctccacgctcaccaccatcagaacatatcttcaaagctatcagcgcaaagaaaaaagcaatacaccccactcgggaaggctcgaacctttaacttttcggttaacagccgatcgcgctagccaaaggcgccaccgggacagtcctgctccactctgaccaccttcagaacatttcttcagagctatcagcccaaagaaaaaaaagcgccgcaccaccaccgggtgggctcgaacctccaacctttcggttaacagccgaacgcgctagccaattgccccacggagacagtcgtgctccactctcaccaccgtcagaacatttcttcagagctatcaccccaacgaaaaaaaagcgccgcaccaccaccggttgggctcgaacctccaacctttcggttaacagccgatcgcgctagccaattgcgccacgaagacagtcctgctccactctcaccaccatcagaacatatcttcaaagctattaccgcaaagaaaaaaccaacaaactactcccgcgagggctcgaaactccaacctttcggttaacagccgatcgcgctagcccattgcgccacgaagacagtcctgctccactctcaccaccatcagaacatatcttcaaagctattaccgcaaagaaaaaagcaacacaccactcccgggagggctcaaaactttaacctttcggttaacagccgatcacgctagccaattgcgccacggagacagtcctgctccactctcaccaccatcagaacatatcttgaaagctatcagcccaaagaagaaaaagtgccgcaccaccaccgggtgggcttgaactaccaacttttcggttaacagccgatcacgctagccaattgcgccacggagacagtcgtgctccactctcaccaccgtcagaacatttcttcagagctatcaccccaatgaaaaaaaaccgccgcaccaccaccggttgggctcgaacctccaacctttcggttaacagccgatcgcgctagccaattgcgctacggagacaatcgtgctccactctcaccaccatcagaacatatcttcaaagctatcagcgcaaagaaaaaagcaacacaccccacccgggagggctcgaacctccaacctttcggttaacagccgatcgcgctagccaattgccccacggagacagtcatgctctccactctcaccaccgtcagaacatttcttcagagctatcgcgccaaagaaaaaaaacgccgcaccaccaccggttgggctcgaacctccaacctttcggttaacagccgatcgcgctagccaattgcgccacgaagacagtcctgctccactctcaccaccatcagaacatatcttcaaagctattaccgaaaaaaaagcaacacaccactcccgggagggctcaaaacattaacctttcggttaacagccgatcgcgctagcccactgcgccacggaggcagtcttgttccactctcatcatcatcagaacatatcttcaaagctatgagcgcaaagaaaaagaagcgctgcactaccaccgggtgggcttgaacctccaacctttcggttaacggccgatcgcgctagccaattgcgccacggagacaatagtgctccacgctcaccaccatcagaacatatcttcaaagctatcagcgcaaagaaaaaagcaacacaccccacccgggaaggctcgaacctttaacttttcggttaacagccgatcgcgctagccaatggcgccacggggacagtcctgctccactctgaccaccgtcagaacatttcttcagagctatcagcccaaagaaaaaaaaagcgccgcaccaccaccgggtgggctcgaacctccaacctttcggttaacagccgatcgtgctagccaattgccccacggagaccgtcgtgctccactctcaccaccgtcagaaggtgggcttggtgtctgtgccactgcacggatcactaatcaattcgctcccgctatgcagatggtccgttacgtcatcgctcatctgctgctacctgcgcttgcgcatgcggtagcgccggcggaacatggcttcagctgtcctggaagcgacgaaggcagcgcatgccctctgcctatcgtcaaatgcctggctcgaccagaagagggactctgggcagctgagctcaaccaagcctggacggttgcatcatcatcgacatccacgagcccgacacctataaaagaacaaggaccttcaacggagcgctgtgggcttggtgtctgtgccactgcacggatcactaatcaattcgctcccgctatgcagatggtccgttacgtcatcgctcatctgctgctacctgcgcttgcgcatgcggtagcgccggcggaacatggcttcagctgtcctggaagcgacgaaggcagcgcatgccctctgcctatcgtcaaatgcctggctcgaccagaagagggactctgggcagctgagctcaaccaagcctggacggttgcatcatcatcgacatccacgagcccgacacctataaaagaacaaggaccttcaacggagcgctgtgggcttggtgtctgtgccactgcacggatcactaatcaattcgctcccgctatgcagatggtccgttacgtcatcgctcatctgctgctacctgcgcttgcgcatgcggtagcgccggcggaacatggcttcagctgtcctggaagcgacgaaggcagcgcatgccctctgcctatcgtcaattgcctggctcgaccagaagagggactctgggcagctgagctcaaccaagcctggacggttgcatcatcatcgacatccacgagcccgacacctataaaagaacaaggaccttcaacggagcgctgtgggcttggtgtctgtgccactgcacggatcactaatcaattcgctcccgctatgcagGTTGGTGAGCCCTACGTTGTCTTTTCGAAAAGATCTGGTAATTACTTTCTGGTACAGCTGCCAAGCCCGCATTGCTGTATGGTTATTATTGCCGAGTGTGTCCATGTAATTCGTGCACTACTAATTCTAGCTGGAGAtgttg
The sequence above is drawn from the Rhipicephalus microplus isolate Deutch F79 chromosome 3, USDA_Rmic, whole genome shotgun sequence genome and encodes:
- the LOC142804310 gene encoding uncharacterized protein LOC142804310, with the translated sequence MQMVRYVIAHLLLPALAHAVAPAEHGFSCPGSDEGSACPLPIVKCLARPEEGLWAAELNQAWTVASSSTSTSPTPIKEQGPSTERCGLGVCATARITNQFAPAMQMVRYVIAHLLLPALAHAVAPAEHGFSCPGSDEGSACPLPIVKCLARPEEGLWAAELNQAWTVASSSTSTSPTPIKEQGPSTERCGLGVCATARITNQFAPAMQMVRYVIAHLLLPALAHAVAPAEHGFSCPGSDEGSACPLPIVNCLARPEEGLWAAELNQAWTVASSSTSTSPTPIKEQGPSTERCGLGVCATARITNQFAPAMQVGEPYVVFSKRSGNYFLVQLPSPHCCMVIIAECVHVIRALLILAGDVETNPGPSNISENLLAELRKLSTGQTQLIAEVQGLKSQLGNTDKTIGELNKRLSDLESHYQSLVPLRKEIEVLRVNTEQTSCRIFALEARIDDAENRSRRNNLIFYGIPDPSASETFSESERLVMNLCRDNLQVHLEPRDIERAHRLGRHSPERSRPIIVKIALHKTKTAILSNGRKLKGTSYGIGEDFSRSVQNARKQLIAFARSNNKPFSMHFKTLHMNQKRYIFDAESNTVKELS